TGTGACGACCGTCCTATCAAAAAATCCTGACCTTCGTATCGCACTCGACCTAACCGATGAATGGTCAAAGACTACCGGTGGAGCTGTACTCCCTATGGGAGCGATCGTCGTGAACAAGGCTTTTGCAGCTGATAATCCAGAAGTAATCGCTCAATTTATGATAGAATATAGTGAGTCTGTGGATTTTGTCAACAGCAATCAAACCGAAGCGGGAAACCTCATTTCCAAGTTTGATATCATCCCAGATCCCCTTCTTGCGACTAAGGCGATTGATGGGTCGAGCATCACCTTAATCACCGCTGAGGATGCAAAAGACGACATTATCAAGTTCTTCGAGATACTGAAGGGATTCAATCCTCAATCCATTGGAGGTCAAGTACCCGATGAAAGTTTCTTCTACAAGCAAAACCAATAAGAATACCAGTTTTTTTGAAGCCATGGTCATACTATCGGTATGGCTTGGACTTTGGACGATAGTCTCAGGGCAGATAAGCATTTTTTATCTGCCTTCTCCATATGAGACCGGTCTTGTGCTGCTTGACTTGCTGCTTACTCCCACCACCTATCTGATTGTGGCTACCAGCCTTTTAAGAGTGCTTGTCGGACTCTTTTTCGCATTCGTGCTTGGACTTTTGACGGGGCTTCTGTCCGGTCGTTTTAGCCTCTTCAATAAATTCATGCAGCCCATGGTCGTTTCAATCAAATCCACCCCGGTGGTATCCTTTATCATGCTCGCACTTCTTTATCTTGATGGACCGGTCGTGCCCAGTTTTTGTGGTATGCTCCTTTGTTATCCGATTATCTATAGCAACGTGCTGGAAGGATACTCTAATGTGGATAAGGAGCTGATCAACATGTCCAAGGTCTATCGGGTTTCCTTTAAGGATCAACTGTCCTCACTCTATCTGCCGAGCATGGCGCCCTATATCATCTCGGGAACCTTGACATCCATCGGTATCGCGTGGAAGGGAACTATCGCCGCAGAAGTACTAAGTGTGCTGAGAAACTCTATCGGACTTCAAATCTACAACAGTAAGATCTACATAGAAATTCCTTCAGTTTTCGCGTGGACCATCATCATCATCGTCTGCAGCCTGTTCATCGAAAGAACGACCAGAAAACTGATAGCAAAGAACAAATACTACGAACAGTTCAAGGTGATATGATGATACGGCTTAATAAGATTTCTAAAAATTTCGGATCACTTGTGATCCTTAGGGACTTCAGTATCGATTTTCACTCGAATGAGGTTACTTGCCTGCTTGGACCTTCAGGATGTGGAAAATCGACCATACTCAAAATGTTATCTTCACTGGACCACCATTATCAGGGGACGATCGAGGGACTTAAAGATCAGGCGGTCTCCTTTGTATTCCAGGAGCCCAGGCTTATACCATGGCTAAGCGTCAAAGAAAATCTGACCTATGTCCTAAACGGCAAACTGCCTGCTGATACCATCGATTCCTATGTGATGGGTATTTTAAACAGGGTGGGTCTAAGCGAGTTTAAAGATGCTTATCCAAATGCTTTAAGCGGCGGAATGAAACAGCGCGTCTCCCTGGCGAGGGCCTTTGCCACACCACATGACTTGTTGCTTTTGGACGAGCCTTTCCAAGGACTCGATCTTGCGCTTAAAGAGCAATTGATGACGCTTTTGGAAGATTTACTCAGTACGGAACAAAAGACGGTGATCATGGTCACACACGACCTCTACGAAGCTGAACGGCTTGCAAATAGGATCATCTACCTTGGTAAACAACCGCTAAAAATTCTTAAGGATTCTACCACCGGGAGTTATTTATGAGAACGTATCAGTGCATAGTCTGCAGCAATGAATATACAGTAAGGATCAACCGCTTTGTTTGTGATTGCGGTGGAGTGCTTTGTTTGACACCAGCAAAAGCCCTCTTTGATGTTGAAAAGATCGATTCGGGCATCTGGAGCCTATTTAGATACCACCACGCACTCCCACTTCCTAGTCCTAGGGAATGGAGTAAGCTCACACTCGGCGAGGGCATGACCCCCCTTGTTCCAGTCAAAGACCATCCAAATGTCTACTTTAAGATGGATTATCTGATGCCCACTGGTTCATTCAAGGACCGAGGCGCTGTCATGCTTGTAGCAAAGGCTGTAGAACTAGGCGCCAAGGCCATAGTCCAGGATAGCAGCGGCAATGCGGGCGCGTCGGTCGCCGCCTATGCCGCCAGAGCGTCGATCCCTTGTGAGATCTTCGTTCCTGCCTCTACATCGTCGCAGAAGACGCAGCAGATCAGGGCATACGGAGCTAAACTCACTCTTGTGGACGGCTCACGGGAAGATACCGCAAGAGCCGCACTTCAGGCTGCCTTAGAACCTGGTGTGTTTTATGCGAGTCATGTCTATAATCCCTATTTTCATGAAGGCACAAAGACCTATGTCTATGAAGTATTTGAACAGCTAGGTGGAGCGCTCCCCGATACCTTTATTGTTCCTGTGGGCAATGGCACACTCCTACTTGGAATCTATCAGGGATTACAGGATTTGAAAGACTCAGGACTCATTGA
The genomic region above belongs to Fusibacter sp. A1 and contains:
- a CDS encoding ABC transporter ATP-binding protein, with product MIRLNKISKNFGSLVILRDFSIDFHSNEVTCLLGPSGCGKSTILKMLSSLDHHYQGTIEGLKDQAVSFVFQEPRLIPWLSVKENLTYVLNGKLPADTIDSYVMGILNRVGLSEFKDAYPNALSGGMKQRVSLARAFATPHDLLLLDEPFQGLDLALKEQLMTLLEDLLSTEQKTVIMVTHDLYEAERLANRIIYLGKQPLKILKDSTTGSYL
- a CDS encoding threonine synthase, producing MRTYQCIVCSNEYTVRINRFVCDCGGVLCLTPAKALFDVEKIDSGIWSLFRYHHALPLPSPREWSKLTLGEGMTPLVPVKDHPNVYFKMDYLMPTGSFKDRGAVMLVAKAVELGAKAIVQDSSGNAGASVAAYAARASIPCEIFVPASTSSQKTQQIRAYGAKLTLVDGSREDTARAALQAALEPGVFYASHVYNPYFHEGTKTYVYEVFEQLGGALPDTFIVPVGNGTLLLGIYQGLQDLKDSGLIEMLPRIVAVQSAHCSPIHNRIHKKDQVEAFSPTHAEGIAIADPKRIEQILNALRQTGGTSILAPEDKIIPCKESLSLEGIYVEPTTAATLAAYLSHQYLFSKRETIVIPMCGSGLKK
- a CDS encoding ABC transporter permease, with the translated sequence MKVSSTSKTNKNTSFFEAMVILSVWLGLWTIVSGQISIFYLPSPYETGLVLLDLLLTPTTYLIVATSLLRVLVGLFFAFVLGLLTGLLSGRFSLFNKFMQPMVVSIKSTPVVSFIMLALLYLDGPVVPSFCGMLLCYPIIYSNVLEGYSNVDKELINMSKVYRVSFKDQLSSLYLPSMAPYIISGTLTSIGIAWKGTIAAEVLSVLRNSIGLQIYNSKIYIEIPSVFAWTIIIIVCSLFIERTTRKLIAKNKYYEQFKVI